Proteins co-encoded in one Inmirania thermothiophila genomic window:
- the glnL gene encoding nitrogen regulation protein NR(II): MDPPRYDLLLDHLTTAVLLLAPDGRLRHVNAAGEDLLGLSRRQVLAMPLSRLLRSGPLAERLARAARTGQPFTEREARLALADGRTVTVDCTVTPMGDPPADLVVELQVLDRLLQIAREDQLRSRQQVTASVLRGLAHEIRNPLGGLRGAAQLLGRELGASPLREYVEVILAEADRLGALLDRMLGPSRQPRRRRINLHEVTERVRHLLAAEAPEARVVADYDPSIPELTADADGLIQAVLNLGRNALQATGGRGRVVLRTRVQRQFTIGERRHRLVARIEVEDDGPGVPPQLQEQIFYPLVTTRPEGTGLGLSIAQDIAVRHGGLVECESAPGRTIFTLLLPLEERDG, from the coding sequence ATGGATCCGCCCCGCTACGATCTGCTCCTCGACCATCTCACCACCGCCGTGCTGCTGCTCGCCCCGGACGGCCGGCTGCGCCACGTCAATGCCGCCGGCGAGGACCTGCTGGGACTGAGCCGCCGCCAGGTCCTCGCCATGCCGCTGTCCCGCCTGCTGCGAAGCGGGCCGCTCGCCGAGCGCCTCGCGCGGGCCGCCCGGACCGGCCAGCCCTTCACCGAGCGCGAGGCCCGTCTCGCCCTCGCCGACGGGCGGACGGTGACGGTGGACTGCACGGTGACCCCCATGGGGGATCCGCCCGCCGATCTGGTGGTGGAACTGCAGGTGCTCGACCGGCTGCTCCAGATCGCGCGCGAGGACCAGCTGCGCAGCCGCCAGCAGGTCACGGCCTCGGTGCTGCGCGGCCTCGCCCACGAGATCCGCAACCCCCTCGGCGGCCTGCGGGGCGCGGCGCAGCTGCTCGGCCGCGAGCTGGGGGCGAGCCCCCTCCGCGAGTACGTGGAGGTGATCCTCGCCGAGGCCGACCGCCTCGGCGCGCTGCTGGACCGGATGCTGGGGCCGTCGCGCCAGCCGCGGCGCCGCAGGATCAACCTCCACGAGGTCACGGAGCGGGTGCGCCACCTCCTCGCCGCCGAGGCCCCCGAGGCCCGCGTCGTGGCCGACTACGACCCCAGCATCCCGGAGCTCACGGCGGACGCCGACGGCCTGATCCAGGCGGTGCTCAACCTCGGCCGCAACGCGCTGCAGGCGACGGGCGGGCGGGGTCGCGTGGTGCTGCGCACCCGGGTGCAGCGCCAGTTCACCATCGGCGAGCGACGCCACCGGCTGGTGGCGCGGATCGAGGTGGAGGACGACGGCCCCGGCGTGCCCCCGCAGCTGCAGGAGCAGATCTTCTATCCGCTCGTGACCACGCGGCCGGAGGGCACGGGCCTGGGACTGTCCATCGCCCAGGACATCGCCGTCCGGCACGGCGGGCTCGTCGAGTGCGAGAGCGCGCCGGGGCGCACGATCTTCACCCTGCTGCTGCCCTTGGAGGAGAGGGATGGCTGA
- the glnA gene encoding glutamate--ammonia ligase has translation MSASDVLKMIQEKEVKFVDLRFTDTRGKEQHVSVPAHTVDEDFFRDGKMFDGSSIAGWKGINESDMILMPDETTAVMDPFSDEPTLILRCDIVDPGTMQGYERDPRSLAKRAEAYLRSTGIADTAFFGPEPEFFVFDDVRWSSDISGSFVKVDSEEASWNSERVYEGGNIGHRPSIKGGYFPVPPVDSMQDLRCAMALTLEEMGVKVEAHHHEVATAGQNEIGTRFNTLVRKADELQILKYVVMNVAHAYGKTATFMPKPLVGDNGSGMHVHQSLSKDGVNLFAGDGYGGLSELALYYIGGIFKHARAINAFTNSTTNSYKRLVPGFEAPVLLAYSARNRSASVRIPYVPSPKARRIEVRFPDACGNPYLGFAAMLMAGLDGILNKIHPGDPMDKDLYDLPPEEEKRIPTVCHSLDQALEALDKDREFLKAGGVFTDDMIDGYIALKMEEVTRLRMTTHPVEFDMYYSL, from the coding sequence ATGTCTGCATCCGACGTGCTCAAGATGATCCAGGAGAAGGAGGTCAAGTTCGTCGACCTCCGCTTCACCGACACCCGCGGCAAGGAGCAGCACGTCTCCGTGCCCGCCCACACCGTCGACGAGGACTTCTTCCGCGACGGCAAGATGTTCGACGGCTCGTCCATCGCCGGCTGGAAGGGGATCAACGAGTCCGACATGATCCTCATGCCGGACGAGACCACCGCGGTCATGGATCCCTTCAGCGACGAGCCGACCCTGATCCTGCGCTGCGACATCGTGGATCCCGGCACCATGCAGGGCTACGAGCGTGACCCGCGCTCGCTGGCCAAGCGCGCCGAGGCCTATCTGCGCTCCACCGGCATCGCCGACACCGCCTTCTTCGGCCCCGAGCCCGAGTTCTTCGTCTTCGACGACGTGCGCTGGTCCAGCGACATCAGCGGCTCCTTCGTCAAGGTGGACTCCGAGGAGGCCTCCTGGAACTCCGAGCGCGTCTACGAGGGCGGCAACATCGGCCACCGCCCCTCGATCAAGGGCGGCTACTTCCCGGTGCCGCCGGTGGACTCGATGCAGGACCTGCGCTGCGCCATGGCACTGACCCTGGAGGAGATGGGGGTCAAGGTGGAGGCCCACCACCACGAGGTGGCCACCGCCGGCCAGAACGAGATCGGCACCCGCTTCAACACCCTGGTGCGCAAGGCCGACGAGCTGCAGATCCTCAAGTACGTGGTCATGAACGTCGCCCATGCCTACGGCAAGACGGCGACCTTCATGCCCAAGCCGCTGGTGGGGGACAACGGCTCCGGCATGCACGTGCACCAGTCGCTGTCCAAGGACGGCGTCAACCTCTTCGCCGGCGACGGCTACGGCGGGCTGTCGGAGCTGGCGCTCTACTACATCGGCGGCATCTTCAAGCACGCACGCGCCATCAACGCCTTCACCAACTCCACCACCAACAGCTACAAGCGGCTCGTGCCCGGCTTCGAGGCGCCGGTGCTGCTCGCCTACTCGGCGCGCAACCGCTCGGCCTCGGTGCGCATCCCCTACGTGCCGAGCCCCAAGGCCCGGCGCATCGAGGTGCGCTTCCCGGACGCCTGCGGCAACCCCTACCTCGGCTTCGCCGCCATGCTCATGGCCGGCCTCGACGGGATCCTGAACAAGATCCACCCCGGCGACCCCATGGACAAGGACCTCTACGACCTGCCGCCGGAGGAGGAGAAGCGGATCCCCACCGTGTGCCACTCCCTCGACCAGGCCCTGGAGGCGCTGGACAAGGACCGCGAGTTCCTGAAGGCGGGGGGCGTCTTCACCGACGACATGATCGACGGCTACATCGCCCTCAAGATGGAGGAGGTCACGCGTCTGCGTATGACCACCCATCCCGTCGAGTTCGACATGTACTACAGCCTCTGA
- a CDS encoding DUF4124 domain-containing protein has product MRGSGGIVLALVLGLAGPHALAAVYKWTDAEGRVHYSDRPAPGAEAVRLDPLSTFRAPAPARRPPTPPAPQAAEGYRRVVIAAPEPEATIRDNEGRITVVVNLEPALREGHAVQILVDDRPQGAPARVTQFTLTNVDRGTHRIGARVLDGEGREVARAEPVTVYLHRESALLRRAAPGAS; this is encoded by the coding sequence ATGCGCGGATCGGGCGGCATCGTGCTGGCGCTGGTCCTCGGGCTTGCAGGCCCGCACGCACTCGCCGCGGTCTACAAGTGGACCGACGCCGAAGGCCGGGTCCACTACAGCGACCGGCCGGCTCCGGGCGCCGAGGCCGTGCGTCTCGACCCCCTCTCCACCTTCCGCGCCCCGGCCCCGGCTCGCAGGCCGCCGACTCCGCCCGCGCCGCAGGCGGCCGAGGGCTACCGCCGCGTGGTCATCGCCGCCCCCGAGCCCGAGGCCACCATCCGCGACAACGAGGGCCGCATCACCGTGGTGGTCAACCTGGAGCCGGCGCTGCGAGAGGGCCACGCGGTGCAGATCCTCGTCGACGACCGCCCCCAGGGGGCGCCCGCCCGCGTCACCCAGTTCACCCTTACCAACGTCGACCGCGGCACCCACCGCATCGGCGCCCGCGTTCTGGACGGCGAAGGCCGCGAGGTCGCTCGCGCCGAACCCGTGACCGTCTATCTGCATCGGGAATCGGCGCTCCTGCGGCGGGCCGCCCCGGGCGCCTCCTGA
- the ntrC gene encoding nitrogen regulation protein NR(I) produces the protein MAEPHAIGRPRVWVVDDDRSIRWVLERALGGAGFAVRCFADGDAALAALRAEGAPEALVSDIRMPGLDGLALLEAVRAEDPDLPVIVITAHSDLDSAVSAYRGGAFEYLAKPFDVDEAVALVRRALRQRASAPAEAPPPAAAPEIIGEDPAMQEVFRAIGRLARSHATVLIVGESGTGKELVAHALHRHGPRAGGPFIALNMAAIPRDLLESELFGHEKGAFTGAASRRPGRFEQAHGGTLFLDEIGDMPAELQTRLLRVLATGEFFPVGGRDPVRVDVRVIAATHQDLEARVREGLFREDLYHRLNVIRIRVPPLRERRSDIPRLARHFLRRAAAEMGVEPKRLSDEAAAVLGSLPWPGNVRQLENTCRWLTVMASGREIQAEDLPPELCADAAPAPEAAEDWEAALRRWAAARLAAGAADLLAEAGPRFERALAETALAHTGGLRQEAARLVGWGRNTLTRKLRELGIEPGEERRQPAPRRAGQYSSR, from the coding sequence ATGGCTGAGCCTCACGCCATCGGCCGCCCCCGCGTCTGGGTGGTGGACGACGACCGCTCCATCCGCTGGGTCCTGGAGCGGGCGCTCGGGGGCGCGGGATTCGCGGTGCGCTGCTTCGCCGACGGCGATGCGGCGCTCGCGGCGCTGCGCGCCGAGGGGGCGCCCGAGGCCCTCGTGAGCGACATCCGCATGCCCGGCCTCGACGGTCTCGCGCTGCTCGAGGCGGTGCGCGCCGAGGACCCCGACCTGCCGGTGATCGTCATCACCGCCCACTCGGACCTGGACAGCGCCGTCTCCGCCTACCGCGGGGGCGCCTTCGAGTACCTGGCCAAGCCCTTCGACGTGGACGAGGCGGTGGCCCTGGTGCGGCGGGCCCTGCGTCAGCGCGCAAGCGCCCCCGCCGAAGCGCCGCCGCCCGCGGCGGCGCCGGAGATCATCGGCGAGGACCCCGCGATGCAGGAGGTCTTCCGCGCCATCGGCCGCCTCGCGCGCTCCCATGCGACGGTGCTCATCGTGGGCGAGTCCGGCACCGGCAAGGAGCTGGTGGCCCACGCCCTGCACCGCCACGGGCCGCGCGCGGGAGGTCCCTTCATCGCCCTCAACATGGCGGCGATCCCGCGGGACCTGCTGGAATCCGAGCTCTTCGGGCACGAGAAGGGGGCCTTCACGGGCGCGGCGTCGCGCCGGCCCGGGCGCTTCGAGCAGGCCCACGGCGGGACGCTGTTCCTCGACGAGATCGGGGACATGCCGGCGGAGCTGCAGACGCGGCTGCTGCGGGTGCTCGCCACCGGCGAGTTCTTCCCCGTCGGCGGGCGCGACCCGGTGCGCGTCGACGTGCGCGTCATCGCCGCCACCCACCAGGACCTGGAGGCGCGGGTGCGCGAGGGGCTCTTCCGCGAGGACCTCTACCACCGCCTCAACGTCATCCGCATCCGCGTGCCGCCGCTGCGTGAGCGCCGCAGCGACATCCCCCGGCTCGCCCGCCACTTCCTCCGCCGCGCCGCGGCGGAGATGGGGGTCGAGCCCAAGCGCCTGAGCGACGAGGCGGCGGCGGTGCTGGGCTCGCTCCCCTGGCCCGGCAACGTCCGCCAGCTCGAGAACACCTGCCGCTGGCTCACGGTGATGGCGTCGGGGCGGGAGATCCAGGCCGAGGACCTGCCGCCGGAGCTGTGCGCCGACGCCGCGCCGGCCCCCGAGGCGGCCGAGGACTGGGAGGCGGCGCTTCGCCGCTGGGCCGCGGCGCGCCTCGCCGCCGGCGCCGCCGACCTCCTCGCCGAGGCCGGCCCGCGCTTCGAGCGGGCGCTGGCCGAGACCGCGCTGGCCCACACCGGAGGCCTGCGGCAGGAGGCCGCCCGCCTCGTGGGCTGGGGCCGCAACACACTCACCCGCAAGCTGCGCGAGCTCGGCATCGAGCCGGGGGAGGAGAGGCGCCAGCCGGCGCCCCGCAGGGCCGGTCAGTACAGCTCGCGCTGA